One Novosphingobium sp. G106 DNA segment encodes these proteins:
- a CDS encoding CoA transferase, translated as MLSGDVTMTQLPNYQTHPKQQIRRPLTFGYITRDERIVQLMILNTQPRWAALCGVLGLADIVDDPRFATDEARNANPEPLIELIQDAFAARDYAEWRPLLESIDIPWEPVASIVDLTQDPQVHANGMMQKLAVDGREIDIVAGPTSFDGEAIHGTARSAPELGAHTAELLREVGYGADAIGDLQARGVAR; from the coding sequence GTGCTGTCGGGCGACGTCACCATGACGCAGCTGCCGAACTACCAGACCCATCCCAAGCAGCAGATCCGCCGCCCGCTGACCTTCGGTTACATCACGCGAGATGAGCGTATCGTCCAGCTTATGATCCTTAACACGCAGCCGCGCTGGGCGGCGCTCTGCGGTGTGCTGGGCTTGGCGGATATCGTCGATGACCCCCGCTTCGCCACCGACGAGGCGCGCAACGCCAATCCCGAGCCGCTGATCGAACTGATCCAGGACGCCTTTGCGGCGCGCGACTACGCCGAATGGCGGCCGCTGCTCGAATCGATAGACATTCCCTGGGAGCCGGTCGCCTCGATCGTCGATCTCACCCAGGACCCGCAGGTCCACGCCAACGGCATGATGCAGAAGTTGGCGGTCGACGGGCGCGAGATCGACATCGTGGCGGGGCCGACTTCTTTCGATGGAGAGGCGATTCACGGTACGGCGAGGTCTGCACCCGAACTGGGCGCCCATACCGCGGAACTCCTTCGCGAAGTCGGCTATGGCGCCGATGCCATCGGCGACCTCCAGGCGCGCGGCGTCGCCCGCTAG
- a CDS encoding MFS transporter: MHDFREFRRHWRPLTASFLGMASGLSLNSFILSTFAPYLIKEFGWSRSQWATWGVIQLLLLVCMPLIGRLTDLFGVRLVASIGAIVFPLSLFAIAGMNGSVGIYLAIYVTQTVLCATTTSTVYSRPVAEAFSVRRGVALAIVGSAPPLVAALGSPLISAFVGQHGWRAGYVVMAIYCAVCAAATIALLPRRRPLPRATPESLKQRRSGVYREIVRMPAFWIMLAACFLVNLPFTLAISQLKMVVLDQGITDADAAMMVSIFAVGSIVGRIVAGFGLDALPAHIIAAVSFGLPFIGLLLLASPYDSVPMVGFAILLMGLSFGGEGDVVPFLVTRYFDIGVFSTVLGLLTASIASAMAIGNVALGLVLARTNSFDLYLVIAAAGAFIGSSLFLLLGLHRFRPAEREVIA, from the coding sequence ATGCACGATTTCAGGGAATTCCGGCGGCATTGGCGGCCGCTGACCGCCTCGTTCCTCGGCATGGCCTCGGGCCTGTCGCTGAACTCATTCATTCTCAGCACTTTCGCACCCTATCTCATCAAGGAATTCGGCTGGAGCCGATCACAGTGGGCGACATGGGGGGTGATCCAGCTCCTGCTGCTCGTCTGCATGCCGCTCATCGGGCGGCTTACCGATCTCTTCGGCGTCCGCCTCGTCGCTTCGATCGGCGCGATCGTCTTCCCGCTGTCGCTGTTCGCCATTGCCGGAATGAACGGCAGCGTCGGCATCTACCTGGCGATTTATGTCACCCAGACCGTGCTCTGCGCGACGACGACCTCGACGGTCTACTCGCGGCCGGTGGCCGAGGCCTTCTCGGTCCGGCGCGGCGTAGCCCTTGCCATCGTCGGCAGCGCGCCGCCGCTCGTCGCGGCGCTCGGCAGCCCGCTGATCAGTGCTTTCGTCGGTCAGCACGGCTGGCGGGCGGGCTATGTCGTCATGGCCATATACTGCGCGGTCTGCGCCGCGGCGACGATCGCGCTGTTGCCGCGCCGCCGGCCGTTGCCCAGGGCGACGCCGGAGAGTCTGAAGCAGAGACGTAGCGGCGTCTATCGCGAGATCGTGCGGATGCCGGCCTTCTGGATCATGCTTGCCGCCTGCTTCCTGGTGAACCTGCCCTTCACCCTGGCGATCTCGCAGCTCAAGATGGTGGTGCTCGATCAAGGCATTACGGACGCCGATGCGGCGATGATGGTCTCGATCTTCGCTGTGGGCTCGATCGTCGGGCGCATCGTCGCCGGTTTCGGCCTCGACGCGCTGCCCGCGCACATCATCGCGGCGGTCAGCTTCGGCCTGCCCTTCATCGGCCTGCTGCTGCTCGCCTCGCCCTACGATTCGGTGCCGATGGTCGGTTTCGCCATCCTGCTGATGGGGCTCTCGTTCGGCGGCGAGGGCGACGTCGTTCCGTTCCTCGTCACGCGCTATTTCGACATCGGCGTGTTCAGCACGGTTCTGGGCCTGCTGACCGCGTCGATCGCCTCGGCCATGGCGATCGGCAACGTCGCACTCGGCCTGGTGCTGGCGCGGACCAATAGCTTCGACCTCTATCTCGTCATCGCCGCCGCTGGGGCCTTCATCGGCAGCAGCCTGTTCCTGCTGCTCGGCCTGCACCGTTTCCGGCCGGCCGAGCGAGAGGTGATCGCCTAG
- a CDS encoding CoA transferase, translating to MSGVFAGVRVIELAQYVYVPGAAVMMADQGAEVIKIETIDGDPYRTLQVGMSRNLGNINIAMEQNNRNKKSVALDLKTEEGREALLKLVETADVFLTSIRPKAITALRLDVEDLRARNPKIIYARGNGVGFRGAEANRPGFDGSCFWARGGAGYAFTRPGQQLTSPRPAYGDHTGSLAIAYGIASALFKRAMTGGALGGRELAAGDGLLGAVGRRHHDAAAELPDPSQAADPPPADLRLHHAR from the coding sequence ATGAGTGGTGTTTTTGCCGGCGTGCGGGTGATCGAGCTCGCACAGTATGTCTACGTTCCGGGCGCGGCGGTGATGATGGCCGACCAGGGCGCCGAGGTGATCAAGATCGAGACGATCGACGGCGATCCCTATCGCACGCTGCAGGTCGGCATGTCGCGCAACCTCGGCAACATCAACATCGCGATGGAGCAGAACAACCGCAACAAGAAGAGCGTGGCGCTCGATCTCAAGACCGAAGAAGGCCGCGAGGCGCTGCTCAAGTTGGTCGAGACCGCCGACGTGTTCCTGACCAGCATCCGGCCCAAGGCGATCACTGCTCTGCGGCTCGACGTCGAGGATCTTCGCGCACGCAATCCCAAGATCATCTATGCGCGCGGCAACGGCGTCGGCTTTCGCGGCGCCGAGGCCAACCGCCCCGGCTTCGACGGATCGTGCTTCTGGGCGCGGGGTGGGGCGGGCTATGCCTTCACCCGGCCTGGGCAGCAGCTTACCAGTCCGCGCCCTGCCTATGGCGACCATACCGGGTCGCTGGCCATCGCTTACGGGATCGCCAGCGCGCTGTTCAAGCGGGCGATGACGGGGGGAGCCCTCGGTGGTCGAGAACTCGCTGCTGGCGACGGCCTGCTGGGTGCTGTCGGGCGACGTCACCATGACGCAGCTGCCGAACTACCAGACCCATCCCAAGCAGCAGATCCGCCGCCCGCTGACCTTCGGTTACATCACGCGAGATGA
- a CDS encoding TauD/TfdA family dioxygenase: MFEIEHASPRVGSVIRTTKKDMLAGTYAGDIQQLLVERSALAFPDMHFSDEEQLEFAGTVGKVFTVGSEDVQKISMDPKINPVADYTRGAFYWHIDGANDEVPAKATMLSAKVLAEPGEGDTLVANTFAAYEDLLDEDKELLDGMRARHCLEATGRMVHPDPSYALIQAWHTRPSRFHPIVWSHRSGHKSLLIGATAYYVEGMDIEEGRMLLCRLQEFATQPQYVYRHKWQPGDFLLWDNTGTMHKADAYPLDSKRLMHRTTLHGEESIA; the protein is encoded by the coding sequence ATGTTTGAGATCGAGCACGCCAGCCCCCGCGTCGGCAGCGTCATCCGCACTACCAAGAAGGACATGCTTGCCGGCACCTATGCCGGCGACATCCAGCAGTTGCTGGTAGAGCGCAGCGCCCTCGCCTTCCCGGACATGCATTTCTCCGACGAGGAGCAGCTCGAATTCGCCGGCACCGTCGGCAAGGTGTTCACCGTGGGCAGCGAGGACGTCCAGAAGATCTCGATGGACCCGAAGATCAACCCGGTCGCCGACTATACGCGCGGAGCGTTCTACTGGCACATCGACGGCGCCAATGACGAAGTGCCGGCCAAGGCGACGATGCTTTCGGCCAAGGTCCTGGCAGAGCCCGGCGAAGGCGACACGCTGGTCGCCAACACCTTCGCCGCCTACGAGGACCTCCTCGACGAGGACAAGGAACTGCTCGACGGCATGCGCGCGCGCCACTGCCTGGAGGCGACCGGCCGCATGGTCCACCCCGATCCCAGCTATGCGCTGATCCAGGCCTGGCACACGCGGCCTTCGCGCTTCCATCCGATCGTCTGGTCGCACCGCTCGGGGCACAAGTCGCTGCTGATCGGCGCGACCGCCTATTACGTCGAAGGCATGGACATCGAGGAAGGCCGCATGCTGCTCTGCCGGCTGCAGGAATTCGCCACCCAGCCGCAGTACGTCTATCGCCACAAGTGGCAGCCGGGCGACTTCCTGCTGTGGGACAACACCGGCACGATGCACAAGGCCGACGCCTACCCGCTCGACAGCAAGCGGCTGATGCACCGCACGACGCTGCACGGCGAGGAATCGATCGCCTGA